One window from the genome of Saprospiraceae bacterium encodes:
- a CDS encoding VCBS repeat-containing protein, protein MLLLIVCSFHLSCSKSSEFKKVTSDPLFVFRDSSQTNINFINYVEDGNEINMFNYEYFYNGGGVAVGDINQDGLADLYFSSTMGFCKLYLNLGNFKFKDITQEAGVDGGLGIKTGISMVDLNGDGLLDIFVSKSGLFDPIYRENIAYINNGNLTFTNRAPEYHLNDQSFCTQTYFFDMDLDNDLDVFMVNHPVSWQDINNIYIYQDEKGRYYLPEDTSRTYISNRLYENLGNGNFKDISLKAGIGHVAFGLSLCVLDANQDGYPDLYVCNDYLQPDVLFINNKNHTFTKSFEKYFSHQSHSSMGSEIFDLNNDGNFDLMTVDMKPEDNLRQKTLMDDQNYDRFYKMVKYDLQAQFSKNCIHLNNGNKSYSDISFLLNVEHTDWSWAPIAADYDNDGFEDLYITNGYRRYVTNMDYKKFTLDSLMKATGGRGAISFPEWKKVCPEGKIQNYFYKNNGNLNFSKVSDEWNAGPDSYSNGAAYVDLDNDGDLDIVTNNINDHAFVLENKAAQKFKHNFLKIKLKGSGKNTGGIGAKVMLQSAGGKQQFRYVNPVRGFMSSVDPIIHFGLKDIAKVDFVEVHWPDGIKKRYNTIQINAINTLDSKDGTVIQDSKNKQDQTARFIEAYDAGINFVHREDYFTDFKREPIIHLKNSTEGPALAIADVNKDGTDDVFLGGAVGQESVMYFQKEGSFKLSTQTAFKTDSSYEDVSAAFIDIDQDQDLDLYVVSGGYLWDKGNKMYQDRLYLNDGKGNFSKSDGLIPQEFQNGSIVIAFDANGDGKQDLFVGGSVSPAAYPFAEQSFLLINKGGSFTNETKSWFNKDTLFGIIKDAVTCDLNGDGKLDLVVCGEWMPITVWINTGTGFENKTKEFNLNGTEGWWQSLQVDDLDGDGDLDLVAGNLGRNSKFKATDSEPVEVFAADFDNSKTMDAILSTYVLGTSYPVVSRDRLLEQMTSLRKKYLRYASYGITPMNKVIAEDKLQKAYHLKAYEMSSCIFWNESGKFKKQLLPAEAQVSMVKGIIIRDVDKDGKKDLLTCGNFYDTDVDFGRYDASVGCLLLQKNQESVASFQPMPVSNTGFYVPGNLRRMKFIKVADSNSILVTENNGKTKLLKIRNN, encoded by the coding sequence TTGCTATTATTAATTGTTTGTTCTTTCCATCTCAGCTGTTCTAAATCATCTGAATTTAAAAAAGTTACTTCAGATCCATTGTTTGTGTTTCGAGATTCCTCGCAAACCAATATCAATTTCATCAATTATGTGGAAGATGGAAATGAAATTAATATGTTTAATTATGAGTATTTCTACAATGGAGGTGGAGTAGCCGTTGGAGATATCAATCAAGATGGCCTTGCCGATCTGTATTTTAGTTCGACTATGGGTTTTTGTAAACTGTATTTGAATCTGGGCAATTTTAAATTTAAAGACATTACCCAAGAGGCTGGTGTTGACGGTGGGCTTGGTATTAAAACCGGTATTTCTATGGTTGATTTAAATGGGGATGGCCTATTAGATATTTTTGTAAGTAAGAGTGGTTTATTTGACCCCATTTATAGAGAAAATATTGCTTACATCAATAACGGTAATTTAACTTTTACGAATCGCGCCCCGGAATACCATCTGAATGATCAGAGTTTTTGTACGCAAACTTATTTCTTTGATATGGATCTGGACAATGATCTGGATGTATTTATGGTAAACCATCCAGTGAGTTGGCAGGATATCAATAATATTTATATTTATCAAGATGAAAAAGGCAGGTATTATTTACCAGAAGATACAAGTCGAACCTATATTAGTAATCGACTTTATGAAAACTTAGGCAATGGCAATTTTAAGGACATTTCTTTAAAAGCCGGGATTGGGCATGTAGCGTTTGGTTTAAGTCTATGTGTTCTGGATGCAAATCAAGATGGTTATCCGGATTTGTATGTATGCAATGATTACCTTCAACCGGATGTCTTATTTATCAATAATAAAAATCACACCTTCACAAAATCATTTGAAAAATATTTCAGCCATCAATCACACTCATCGATGGGTTCAGAAATTTTTGATTTAAATAACGATGGCAATTTTGATTTGATGACCGTCGACATGAAGCCAGAGGATAATTTGCGCCAGAAAACCTTAATGGACGATCAGAACTATGATCGTTTCTATAAAATGGTAAAGTATGATTTACAAGCGCAATTTTCAAAAAATTGTATCCATTTAAATAATGGAAACAAGTCATATAGTGATATTTCTTTTTTGTTGAATGTTGAACATACGGACTGGTCATGGGCTCCCATTGCTGCAGATTATGACAACGATGGGTTTGAAGATCTTTACATTACCAATGGGTATCGCAGGTATGTAACCAATATGGATTATAAGAAATTCACACTCGATTCATTGATGAAAGCAACAGGTGGTCGCGGTGCAATTTCATTTCCGGAATGGAAAAAAGTCTGTCCTGAAGGAAAAATCCAAAATTACTTTTACAAGAACAATGGTAATTTGAATTTTTCAAAGGTTAGTGATGAATGGAATGCCGGTCCGGATTCCTACTCTAATGGAGCAGCTTATGTCGATCTTGATAATGATGGTGACTTGGATATTGTCACAAATAATATTAATGATCATGCTTTTGTATTGGAAAATAAAGCCGCTCAAAAATTCAAGCATAATTTTTTGAAAATCAAATTAAAAGGATCAGGAAAAAATACAGGGGGAATAGGTGCAAAAGTGATGTTGCAGTCAGCTGGTGGAAAACAACAATTTAGATATGTTAATCCAGTTCGCGGATTTATGTCATCTGTTGACCCGATAATACACTTTGGCTTAAAGGACATCGCAAAAGTTGATTTTGTAGAAGTACATTGGCCAGACGGAATAAAGAAACGTTACAATACAATCCAAATAAACGCAATCAATACATTAGATAGTAAAGATGGAACGGTTATCCAGGATTCAAAAAACAAACAAGACCAAACGGCTCGGTTTATTGAAGCATACGATGCAGGTATCAATTTTGTCCATCGTGAAGACTACTTTACAGATTTTAAGAGAGAGCCAATCATCCATTTAAAAAATTCAACGGAGGGTCCGGCTCTGGCTATTGCTGATGTAAATAAGGATGGTACTGATGATGTTTTTTTAGGAGGAGCTGTAGGACAGGAAAGTGTCATGTATTTTCAAAAGGAAGGTTCATTTAAATTATCCACCCAAACTGCATTCAAAACCGATTCAAGTTATGAAGATGTATCTGCTGCATTTATTGATATAGATCAGGACCAGGATTTGGATTTGTATGTGGTCAGTGGTGGCTATTTGTGGGACAAAGGAAATAAAATGTATCAGGATCGTTTGTATTTAAATGATGGCAAAGGCAATTTTTCCAAATCAGATGGACTCATCCCACAAGAATTTCAGAATGGATCTATCGTAATCGCTTTTGACGCAAATGGAGACGGTAAACAAGATTTATTTGTTGGAGGAAGCGTATCACCTGCAGCATATCCTTTTGCTGAACAATCCTTTTTATTAATTAATAAAGGAGGAAGTTTTACTAATGAAACAAAATCCTGGTTTAATAAAGATACTTTATTTGGCATCATTAAGGATGCCGTTACCTGTGACCTGAACGGCGATGGAAAATTGGATTTGGTCGTTTGTGGAGAATGGATGCCAATAACAGTTTGGATCAATACAGGAACTGGATTTGAAAACAAAACAAAAGAGTTCAATTTAAATGGAACGGAAGGATGGTGGCAAAGTTTGCAGGTTGATGATTTAGATGGAGATGGTGATCTTGATTTGGTTGCGGGTAATTTAGGACGCAATTCAAAATTTAAAGCAACTGATTCTGAACCGGTCGAAGTATTTGCGGCTGATTTTGATAACAGCAAAACCATGGATGCTATTTTAAGTACCTATGTTTTAGGAACTTCTTATCCTGTGGTTTCCAGAGATCGTTTGCTTGAACAAATGACCTCGCTTCGTAAAAAATATTTGAGATATGCCAGTTATGGAATCACACCAATGAATAAAGTTATTGCAGAAGATAAATTGCAAAAAGCCTATCACTTAAAGGCCTATGAAATGTCGAGTTGCATTTTTTGGAATGAATCAGGTAAATTTAAAAAGCAATTATTGCCAGCGGAAGCTCAGGTTTCTATGGTCAAAGGAATTATTATCCGGGATGTTGACAAAGATGGAAAAAAGGACCTGCTCACTTGCGGTAATTTTTATGATACGGACGTTGATTTTGGGCGTTATGATGCTTCTGTTGGCTGCCTATTACTTCAAAAGAACCAGGAATCAGTTGCTTCTTTTCAACCGATGCCAGTTTCGAATACTGGTTTTTATGTTCCGGGAAATTTACGCAGAATGAAATTTATTAAAGTAGCAGATTCAAATAGCATATTGGTTACTGAAAACAATGGTAAAACCAAGTTATTAAAAATCAGAAATAATTAA
- a CDS encoding vanadium-dependent haloperoxidase: MNKLLFIILITALGACTHKEQSATIDETFIHYCTDKLLDITMEDIYSPPVASRVFVYPYITCYEVMENGSGRSFMKYISKEWNPKPDFDTSGISYPLAALKSFCIVAKGMVFSEYLMDSVSARFDLKIKNVPIEIRQKSEQYAEFIAKQVKAWISKDNYAFVKSAAQYTIPISDSTWTITPPNYDKALEPNWKSLRYILLDSINQFFPPAPPTFNKDKNSLFYKYAKAVYDTNNLKNKEFQLLAKYWDDNPNEYFTTGHNTYFTHRINPPGHWLNITKEFCKKNNLNLHESSKIYAHVCLGIFDGIISCWNVKYTCQLIRPITYINRYIDPKWTPFIQTPPFPEYTSGHSVISGAASEILIHFFGDKPFEDSTIVRWGFDVRSFNSISNAAQEASRSRFYGGIHYEFGINEGLIQGRNIGRHVINKLDLLLKNNSNNENSK; this comes from the coding sequence ATGAATAAATTATTATTTATTATTTTAATAACTGCACTTGGAGCTTGCACTCACAAAGAGCAATCTGCTACAATTGATGAAACTTTTATTCATTATTGTACAGATAAATTATTGGATATAACCATGGAGGATATCTATTCTCCTCCTGTAGCTAGTCGTGTATTTGTTTATCCTTATATCACATGTTATGAAGTAATGGAAAATGGTTCTGGGCGTTCTTTTATGAAGTATATTTCAAAGGAATGGAATCCAAAACCTGATTTTGATACATCAGGAATTTCATATCCTTTGGCTGCCCTAAAAAGTTTTTGCATTGTTGCAAAGGGGATGGTTTTTAGTGAATACTTGATGGATTCAGTATCGGCCAGATTTGATCTAAAAATCAAGAATGTGCCAATAGAAATTCGACAAAAATCAGAACAGTATGCTGAGTTTATTGCAAAACAAGTAAAAGCCTGGATTTCAAAAGATAATTATGCCTTCGTTAAATCTGCTGCACAATATACAATCCCAATTTCAGACAGTACCTGGACCATCACACCTCCAAATTATGATAAAGCACTTGAGCCCAATTGGAAATCCTTGCGATATATTTTATTAGATTCTATTAATCAATTTTTTCCACCAGCACCGCCAACATTTAATAAAGATAAAAATTCACTCTTTTATAAATATGCTAAAGCAGTGTACGATACCAATAATTTAAAAAATAAAGAATTTCAATTATTAGCAAAATACTGGGATGACAATCCAAATGAATATTTTACTACTGGGCACAATACCTATTTTACGCATCGGATCAATCCACCGGGTCATTGGTTAAACATTACCAAAGAGTTTTGCAAAAAAAATAATTTAAATCTGCACGAATCCTCAAAAATTTATGCACACGTTTGTCTGGGTATATTTGATGGCATTATAAGTTGTTGGAATGTAAAATATACTTGCCAACTCATACGTCCAATTACTTACATCAATCGATACATTGATCCAAAATGGACTCCATTCATTCAAACTCCTCCGTTTCCTGAATATACCAGTGGTCACAGTGTAATTTCAGGAGCTGCTTCAGAAATATTAATTCATTTTTTTGGTGACAAACCATTTGAGGATTCAACCATTGTTCGTTGGGGATTTGATGTAAGATCTTTTAATTCTATTTCAAATGCTGCGCAAGAAGCTTCCAGAAGTCGTTTTTATGGAGGCATTCATTATGAGTTTGGTATCAACGAAGGATTGATTCAAGGACGAAATATAGGCCGGCATGTCATTAATAAACTGGATTTATTGTTAAAAAATAATTCAAACAATGAGAATTCAAAATAA
- a CDS encoding VCBS repeat-containing protein, with product MRIQNKLNSTEINMDFNMLKWTYDTVLNFYKRSFQLIIGIGLSFLLTDCTTKNTQADQKTDQVVFELMDSSKTGVLFRNDIVEYDSFNYFYYDEFYEGAGTGIIDVNNDGLQDLFFVSNQGPEKLYLNKGNFQFEDISKKAGIEGGMEWSNGVTVADVNGDGFQDIYISCRLSDIKEYRTNRLYINNKDNTFTERAKEYGIDDAGYTAHASFFDFDLDGDLDLYVVNQPPNSRKYKFEMTGKVDFQYTDHLFENVNGRFIDITKKADVTNYDYGLSVMIGDVSNDGYPDIYVANDFDHPDILFLNNQDGTFKDITSISLKHMSTFSMGGDIADMNNDGWLDLIVVDMVAEDHYRNKTNMSGMNPKKFWDLVKHGYQYQYMYNSFQLNQGNGLFSEIALMSGISNTDWSWTTLLTDFNNDGTKDAFITNGLLRDVRNKDFNTKWFEKLGGDISSMNPKNAKKGSVMEMINMAPSYRIKNYMYSNTGDLVFKNVTDSWNVNQLSFSQGASSADLDNDGDLDLIVNNMNDVAFVYRNKTSDLKLQNYFQIKLEGPSGNKDGFGARVKLFIKDHFQMLEMTNVRGYMSTSEPLFHFGLAADSKIDSIILRWPDGTHQEFKDVNVNQRMVIKYTEANQNKIEQLDFSTKNVFSEEITEQCVPGISYQDNEYDDFQKEVLIPHKMSTLGPCLATADVNGDGKDDFYLGGAAGKSGQLFLQNDMQAFDLNSKEPWTLHKAQEDLDALFFDADGDGDQDLYVVSGSNEFEENSQLYQDHLYLNNGKGAYQDATKNLPPMLNSKSVAKSGDFDGDGDLDLFVGGRQVPMKYGLSTRSYILINERGVFQDQTERICSELAGSFGMVTDAWWLDLDNDRDLDLAIVGEWMPLTILINDGGKLTNKSKDWKTDQSEGWWNTLAYVDIDQDGDIDLLGGNLGLNSKFKASLEKPFHVYLGDFDKNGTHDTYLGSFDKDGKVYPVRGRQCSSEQMPFIKDKFRTYNEFALASIDQVLEGKLDDAVIKKVYEFRSGVFVNKGDHFEFQAFPNYAQIAPIYSFGLLDLNRDKNIEIIYGGNYHNREVETTRSDAGVGGILLNKGNLKLESVPSNKTGLLLNNDLREMRLILLGNSPVLLVANNNQKMQANKIFIY from the coding sequence ATGAGAATTCAAAATAAATTGAATTCAACTGAAATAAACATGGATTTTAATATGCTTAAGTGGACGTACGATACTGTTTTAAATTTTTATAAAAGATCGTTTCAATTGATTATTGGAATTGGGCTATCGTTTTTACTGACTGATTGCACAACAAAGAATACTCAGGCAGATCAAAAAACTGATCAAGTAGTTTTCGAACTAATGGATTCTTCAAAAACGGGCGTTTTGTTTAGGAATGATATTGTAGAATACGATAGTTTTAATTATTTTTATTACGATGAATTCTATGAAGGGGCAGGCACCGGCATTATTGATGTCAATAATGATGGCTTGCAGGATTTATTTTTTGTATCAAATCAGGGTCCTGAAAAATTATATTTAAACAAAGGAAATTTTCAGTTTGAAGACATCTCAAAGAAAGCAGGTATTGAAGGTGGAATGGAATGGTCTAACGGAGTAACCGTAGCCGATGTCAATGGGGATGGGTTCCAGGATATCTACATTTCATGCCGATTATCGGATATAAAGGAATACCGAACGAATCGATTGTATATCAACAATAAAGACAACACGTTTACAGAGCGAGCAAAAGAATATGGAATTGATGATGCTGGCTATACAGCACACGCAAGTTTTTTTGATTTTGATTTAGATGGGGATTTGGATTTATATGTGGTCAATCAACCTCCAAATAGCCGGAAGTATAAATTTGAAATGACGGGTAAAGTAGATTTTCAATATACAGACCATCTTTTTGAAAATGTTAATGGCCGTTTTATTGATATCACTAAGAAAGCAGATGTAACAAATTATGATTATGGACTAAGTGTGATGATTGGAGATGTATCAAATGATGGCTATCCGGATATTTATGTGGCAAATGATTTTGATCATCCTGATATTTTATTTCTAAATAATCAAGATGGTACTTTTAAAGATATCACAAGTATCAGCCTAAAACACATGAGTACCTTTAGTATGGGAGGTGATATTGCAGATATGAATAATGACGGATGGTTGGATTTGATTGTTGTGGATATGGTTGCAGAAGACCATTATCGGAATAAGACCAATATGAGTGGAATGAATCCTAAAAAATTCTGGGATCTTGTTAAACATGGTTATCAGTATCAATACATGTATAATTCATTCCAATTAAATCAAGGCAATGGCTTATTTAGTGAAATTGCATTGATGTCTGGTATTTCAAATACAGACTGGAGTTGGACAACCTTACTAACTGATTTTAATAATGATGGAACTAAGGATGCATTTATAACAAATGGACTTTTAAGGGACGTTCGAAATAAAGATTTTAATACAAAGTGGTTTGAAAAATTGGGTGGAGATATTTCTAGTATGAATCCGAAAAATGCAAAAAAAGGATCTGTCATGGAAATGATCAATATGGCTCCTTCATACCGGATTAAAAATTATATGTATTCAAATACCGGGGATCTAGTATTTAAAAATGTTACTGATTCCTGGAATGTAAACCAATTGTCATTTTCCCAGGGAGCATCAAGTGCAGATCTAGATAACGACGGCGATTTGGATTTAATAGTTAACAATATGAATGATGTTGCTTTTGTATATCGCAATAAAACATCAGATCTGAAATTGCAGAATTATTTTCAAATTAAATTGGAAGGGCCATCAGGTAATAAAGATGGTTTTGGTGCCCGCGTTAAACTATTTATAAAGGATCATTTTCAAATGTTGGAGATGACCAACGTACGAGGTTATATGTCAACTTCTGAACCTTTATTTCATTTTGGTCTGGCCGCTGATTCTAAAATTGATTCCATTATACTGAGATGGCCGGATGGAACACATCAAGAGTTTAAAGATGTAAATGTAAATCAACGTATGGTTATAAAATATACTGAAGCAAATCAAAATAAAATTGAGCAATTGGATTTTTCTACAAAAAATGTATTTTCTGAGGAAATTACAGAGCAATGTGTTCCAGGAATCAGCTATCAGGATAATGAATACGATGATTTTCAAAAAGAAGTTTTAATTCCTCATAAAATGTCCACTTTAGGACCTTGTTTGGCAACTGCTGATGTAAATGGTGATGGTAAGGATGATTTTTATTTAGGAGGCGCTGCAGGGAAAAGTGGTCAGTTATTTTTGCAAAATGACATGCAGGCTTTTGACCTAAATTCAAAAGAACCCTGGACTTTGCATAAAGCACAAGAAGATTTGGATGCCTTGTTTTTTGATGCAGATGGTGATGGGGATCAGGATCTTTATGTGGTTTCTGGCAGCAATGAATTTGAAGAAAATTCCCAGCTTTATCAGGATCACTTGTATTTAAATAATGGAAAAGGAGCCTATCAGGATGCAACAAAAAATTTGCCGCCAATGCTCAATAGTAAATCCGTTGCTAAAAGTGGCGATTTTGATGGAGATGGAGACCTGGATTTATTTGTTGGCGGGCGACAAGTTCCTATGAAGTATGGATTATCAACAAGAAGTTACATCTTAATTAATGAAAGAGGAGTTTTTCAGGACCAAACAGAACGAATTTGCAGCGAATTGGCTGGCTCATTTGGAATGGTAACGGATGCTTGGTGGTTGGATTTGGATAATGATAGAGATTTAGATTTAGCAATAGTTGGTGAATGGATGCCTCTTACTATTTTAATAAATGATGGAGGTAAATTAACTAATAAATCAAAGGATTGGAAAACAGATCAATCTGAGGGATGGTGGAATACATTGGCATATGTGGATATCGATCAGGATGGCGACATTGATTTGCTAGGAGGTAATTTAGGTTTGAATTCTAAATTTAAAGCATCCTTAGAAAAACCCTTCCATGTGTATTTAGGTGACTTTGATAAGAACGGAACCCATGATACCTATCTGGGAAGTTTTGACAAAGATGGCAAAGTATATCCAGTAAGAGGTCGGCAATGTTCATCTGAACAAATGCCATTTATAAAAGATAAATTTAGGACGTATAATGAATTTGCATTAGCATCTATCGACCAGGTTTTGGAAGGAAAGTTAGATGATGCAGTTATTAAAAAAGTATACGAATTTCGATCCGGTGTATTTGTAAATAAAGGAGACCATTTTGAGTTTCAAGCATTTCCAAATTATGCACAGATTGCTCCAATTTATAGTTTCGGTTTACTTGATTTAAACCGAGATAAAAACATTGAAATTATATATGGCGGTAATTATCACAACCGAGAGGTTGAGACAACACGAAGTGATGCAGGTGTTGGAGGTATATTGTTAAATAAAGGCAATTTGAAATTGGAATCCGTTCCAAGTAATAAGACAGGCTTACTTCTCAATAATGATTTAAGAGAAATGCGATTAATATTACTTGGTAATTCTCCTGTATTGTTAGTTGCTAACAATAATCAAAAGATGCAAGCAAATAAAATTTTCATTTATTAA